aattattagtgtttgattTGGCAGATGGAAGGGTAAAGGGTTGAGTGGGCATAGTAGGACAATCTTCTACGTAGTTGATGATCTTGTAAGAGAAATGTCAGCAAAACATCTCCAACATCTCCTGTTTTGTTATATGGATGATTGATACTTCAGTCTGCTTCAGTTTCATATTTCAATTATGGTTTTGTGTTTTGAGTAACAATTTGAACTTTTGGGGGAGTAACATTAATTTGGTGTTGATTGCAGTTGTCCATGCTACAGATTCGGGAAGAACATGAGACATGCTGGTTTTGGGGCTTGTTTTCTTCAGGTAAATTCTGTAATTCAGTTAGTTAGGCTTTGATGTTTCAAGAGCTGAGTAGGGTGAAGTCAGAACCTTTTTTTATATAGGTTGTTTTAAGAGAAACGTGAAAGTTGCAAGTGTTGATTTTGCAGGGAACCGTATATTTCATTATTGCTCTTACAGCCCTTCTTAACTACATTGCTTTCGTGGTCACTAGACCGCCTTGCTTTCTCTATATAGCTATTGGTTTCACCATTTCAACAGGAATGTATTTGGGTTTCTTCCGCAAGCAGATCAGAAAGAAATTT
The sequence above is drawn from the Euphorbia lathyris chromosome 6, ddEupLath1.1, whole genome shotgun sequence genome and encodes:
- the LOC136233268 gene encoding uncharacterized protein isoform X2, coding for MIQKLIQEASLHYLNHLTSAIQRWKGKGLSGHSRTIFYVVDDLVREICPCYRFGKNMRHAGFGACFLQGTVYFIIALTALLNYIAFVVTRPPCFLYIAIGFTISTGMYLGFFRKQIRKKFNIRLAGELFKGGGET
- the LOC136233268 gene encoding uncharacterized protein isoform X1 — encoded protein: MLVCNSKEASLHYLNHLTSAIQRWKGKGLSGHSRTIFYVVDDLVREICPCYRFGKNMRHAGFGACFLQGTVYFIIALTALLNYIAFVVTRPPCFLYIAIGFTISTGMYLGFFRKQIRKKFNIRLAGELFKGGGET